From the genome of Aspergillus fumigatus Af293 chromosome 1, whole genome shotgun sequence, one region includes:
- a CDS encoding F-box protein, which produces MDMQEGSVASANNPENAADNFSPLSMLPPECLVNILDHLDTADNLAVSNVSKDLRKWAKPLVFRDILWAYTSTPLRRVLLLLEQIFLNPQCAGYVKHLQLTYTGPAWILPDLDIDFRQHATRFAFVSRKAIQFVSQIGLFDTVGYAALLYQGDYYAYAAVLMFQLHNLRVLELDYTYTLVGGYPGLFLQIALRSSFEGISRFNRLEKLKYGGDVPQAEKLDDEAEEAVAAIPVLENTDQFAPWFALPKLKHVEMWLRSTFELDKYKDQLAGRELESLVLARSSVDAADIKEILSACPKLRKLHLGVSYNLVSKLALLDSKELADALKPLKDRLETLSIGLDTDPSFVGGFSWEQDNTFGSTLTDPFLMLFSEFTKLQELEVPMPLLLGWFSNENWADFHKYLPPKLRHLVMRNDLSGFDNYTWDPYGMVFAVDQRIVETKKRIPSLERVTLRVWATNPRRPNEDFLAEAADMAQSVGVQCDLVVDELGSGLWVARAS; this is translated from the coding sequence ATGGATATGCAGGAGGGGTCAGTAGCTTCTGCTAACAACCCTGAGAATGCAGCTGACAATTTCAGCCCGCTGAGCATGCTTCCCCCAGAATGCCTCGTGAATATCCTCGACCACCTCGACACCGCCGACAACCTGGCTGTCTCAAATGTCTCCAAAGACCTGCGCAAATGGGCAAAACCCCTCGTCTTCAGGGACATTCTCTGGGCATACACATCTACGCCTCTCCGACGGGTCCTTCTGCTTCTGGAGCAGATCTTCCTCAATCCGCAGTGTGCAGGGTATGTCAAGCACCTCCAGCTCACTTACACCGGACCGGCCTGGATCCTGCCCGATCTGGATATTGACTTTCGACAGCATGCCACGAGATTTGCCTTTGTTAGCAGGAAAGCTATCCAGTTCGTGAGCCAGATCGGGCTTTTCGACACGGTAGGTTACGCGGCGTTGCTATACCAGGGGGATTATTATGCGTATGCAGCAGTTCTGATGTTTCAACTGCATAACCTGAGAGTGCTCGAGTTGGACTATACGTACACTCTGGTCGGTGGCTACCCTGGTCTGTTTCTTCAAATTGCGCTGCGCTCTTCGTTCGAAGGGATCTCCAGGTTCAAcaggctggagaagctcaaaTATGGCGGCGACGTTCCCCAAGCGGAGAAGCTTGACGATGAGGCAGAGGAAGCAGTGGCTGCCATTCCCGTACTCGAGAACACGGATCAGTTCGCCCCCTGGTTTGCCCTGCCTAAGCTGAAACACGTGGAGATGTGGCTTAGAAGTACGTTTGAGCTCGATAAATACAAGGATCAGCTGGCGGGTAGAGAGCTCGAAAGCCTCGTTCTGGCCAGGTCAAGCGTCGACGCTGCcgatatcaaggagattCTCAGCGCCTGCCCGAAGCTCAGGAAGTTGCACCTGGGAGTCTCCTACAACTTGGTCTCGAAGTTGGCACTCCTTGACAGCAAGGAACTAGCCGACGCATTGAAGCCGCTGAAGGATCGCCTGGAGACATTATCCATCGGTCTCGATACTGACCCAAGCTTCGTTGGCGGATTCTCCTGGGAGCAGGACAATACCTTCGGCAGTACGCTCACGGATCCATTCCTGATGCTGTTCAGCGAGTTCACGAAGCTTCAAGAGCTCGAAGTCCCAATGCCGCTTCTCCTGGGATGGTTCTCAAACGAGAACTGGGCGGATTTCCACAAGTACCTGCCCCCAAAGCTACGGCACTTAGTCATGCGCAACGATCTCTCTGGGTTTGACAACTACACGTGGGACCCGTACGGGATGGTATTTGCGGTCGACCAGCGGATTGTCGAGACGAAGAAACGCATTCCTAGCCTGGAACGAGTGACGCTTCGTGTCTGGGCTACGAATCCTCGTCGGCCAAACGAGGACTTCCTGGCTGAAGCGGCGGATATGGCTCAGTCGGTTGGGGTGCAGTGTGACTTGGTCGTCGACGAGCTCGGCTCGGGGCTTTGGGTTGCCCGGGCATCCTGA
- a CDS encoding putative AMP-binding enzyme, whose protein sequence is MTRIATFPLPGIKHGKRILVSTIEERAKNDPDSSWVSMPVDNNDLSKGYKEITFAEFNNAVNHAVHWLRQNLPESDEPFQSFAYAGPKDLRYPILAAAAGKLQKVMVLPSPLITPAAQRLILKKTQCKVYIRPASLAQAVGIILEDAPHIQQIAAPELDSLLQETPAEPFVYPRSWGEGKKDPWLVAHTSGTTGFPKPITYTHEMMAALDVAASLPDIDEFLLHHAPGRRWYTPLPSLHLVGMMMVLSMPTYAHGTLVVGPPAPPSADTVVDIFKYGRVDSALLTPALIDEMCLNDRALSALRSLKLVSYGGAPLSRMSGDLLAPHVQLVPAIGSTEAGGYFTKFRRDDKDWDYLEFQKQSGAVFEPRSGALHELVFVRVPECRMQQIFLLYPDQDRFETKDLWVEHPTRKGLWKIVGRVDDYIPLSHADGLYAASLEREIEQHPKVKAALIGGHGRPLPVLLVELHDETEVASAAGRQAMFESLQPYLDKVNENCHECVKLSFERLIVASRDRPFIRTIKGSVARIPSLELYKEEIAALFENN, encoded by the exons ATGACTAGAATAGCTACATTTCCACTTCCTGGCATCAAGCATGGCAAGCGCATCTTGGTGTCGACGATTGAAGAACGAGCGAAGAACGACCCAGACAGCTCTTGGGTATCGATGCCAGTAGATAATAACGATCTATCTAAAGGATACAAGGAGATCACATTTGCAGAGTTCAACAACGCGGTCAACCATGCGGTGCACTGGTTGCGGCAAAATCTCCCGGAATCCGACGAGCCGTTCCAATCCTTCGCCTATGCCGGCCCTAAGGACCTTCGGTATCCCATTcttgcggctgcggctggaAAGTTGCAGAAAGTG ATGGTGCTCCCATCGCCGCTGATTACCCCAGCAGCGCAGCGTTTGATCCTGAAGAAGACACAGTGTAAGGTTTATATCAGGCCGGCCAGTTTGGCGCAGGCAGTCGGGATCATTCTGGAGGATGCGCCCCATATCCAACAGATTGCAGCTCCTGAACTTGACAGTCTCCTACAAGAGACTCCTGCTGAACCTTTCGTATATCCCAGGTCAtggggagaaggaaagaaggatCCTTGGCTGGTGGCTCATACGTCTGGCACCACTG GGTTTCCCAAACCCATTACCTACACTCACGAGATGATGGCTGCCCTGGACGTGGCCGCCTCTCTGCCGGACATTGATGAGTTCTTGCTGCACCACGCTCCCGGGAGACGTTGGTACACGCCTCTACCATCTTTGCAT CTGGTCGGAATGATGATGGTTCTCTCGATGCCGACATATGCTCACGGAACCCTCGTTGTCGGCCCGCCTGCGCCTCCTTCCGCCGACACCGTCGTCGATATCTTCAAATACGGGCGGGTTGACAGCGCCCTCCTCACACCCGCTCTCATCGACGAGATGTGCCTCAACGACCGAGCCCTCTCTGCATTGAGAAGCCTCAAGTTGGTCAGTTACGGCGGAGCTCCCCTCTCACGAATGTCCGGCGACCTTCTCGCTCCTCACGTCCAGCTCGTGCCCGCCATCGGAAGCACCGAAGCAGGCGGCTATTTCACCAAGTTCCGCCGGGATGACAAGGACTGGGATTACCTCGAATTCCAGAAACAATCCGGCGCTGTCTTTGAGCCGCGTTCCGGAGCCCTCCACGAGCTTGTTTTTGTGCGTGTGCCCGAATGTAGAATGCAGCAGATCTTCCTCCTTTATCCGGACCAAGACCGATTCGAGACGAAGGACCTGTGGGTTGAGCATCCCACACGGAAAGGGCTGTGGAAGATTGTCGGCCGCGTGGATGACTATATTCCTCTCAGCCATGCGGATGGGCTTTATGCTGCGTCGCTGGAGCGGGAGATCGAACAGCATCCGAAGGTGAAAGCGGCGCTGATCGGGGGCCATGGACGGCCACTCCCGGTGCTTCTGGTGGAGCTGCACGATGAAACCGAGGTGGCATCTGCCGCTGGTCGTCAGGCGATGTTCGAAAGCCTACAGCCCTATCTTGACAAGGTCAACGAGAACTGCCATGAGTGCGTGAAGCTGAGTTTTGAACGTTTGATCGTCGCCAGTAGAGACAGGCCCTTCATTCGGACGATCAAGGGCAGTGTGGCACGGATACCGAGTCTGGAGCTCTACAAGGAGGAGATTGCTGCATTATTTGAGAATAACTAG